From the Cydia splendana chromosome 6, ilCydSple1.2, whole genome shotgun sequence genome, the window aaactGTATAcgtattaccaaataaagtaaaatgatgccaaaattactagcctctcccgctcaaccccccgtaccccgcaccgcatacctacctaacctaacctacttttctagtagcatactgaaatgctactagaaaagtaggttgggttaggtttgaactgctatcagttaagtgggttaggttagcactgcgacccgtacagaattaggtttgaactgggacccttacagaaaagaaatgctactagaaaagtgggttaggttaggtttgaactgcgacccttacagaaaagaaatgctactagaaaagtgggttaggttaggtttgaactgcgacccatacagaaacgagatgctactagaaaagtgggttaggttaggtttgaactgcgacccttacagaaaagaaatgctactagaaaagtgggttagattaggtttgaactgcgacccttacagaaaagaaatgctactagaaagtgggttaggttaggtttgaactgcgacccattcAGAAACGagatgctactagaaaagtgggttaggttaggtttgaattgcgacccttacagaaaagaaatgctactagaaaagtgggttaggttaggtttgaactgcgacccttacagaaaagaaatgctactagaaagtgggttaggttaggtttgaactgcgacccatacggaaacgaaatgctactagaaaagtaggttaggttaggtttgaactgcgacccttgcagaaaaaaaatgctactagaaaaatgggttaggttaggtttggacggcgactgttacagaaataaaatgttactagaaaaaggtgacgaagtggattaattaatttaataggataacgatatattaaatatttgcacatttttaattaaaatgtggttacaattgtGGTCGTCATTTACTagttttgggtttacaatgattattttggagtcatttgctttaataagaTAGCtcgatttaaaaatttggttataaaattacattataatggAGTTCTATtattggtggtcatttactatttttgggtttacaatgattattttggtgtcattttctttaataggatagcaagatgtaaaaatttggttatcatttcgcattaaaatggggtttgaaatttggttatcatttactatttttgggttaacaaTGAtgagtttggtgtcattttctttaataggatagtaaaatgtaataaaattggtaatcatttcacattaaaatggtgttttaatttttgtgatcatttattattttagggtggtaaaatatatttttttggtattaaattttagtaaatctggtgatcagttaaatagcagccattattaattatcatcatatatataaaattcaaaaaccagaacgggataaaaaacgagggaagaagcgagatggcgccttacaaatttcttaaaaagtttttgacacgtttctcgaatacgacgcacgtatgataagaaaaacctgttcaaatcaattatctacatatgggaatagaactagagcataaaaactatcgcttccgatgcgtatttaatttacaataaggaaaagaaattttcataacaatcttcattttacgacatcgtccatttctcggcaactctcggttgctttcgtttggcggtgctacagaacagattagaccaaataatccgtaagataaagtaaactaaattgtaaaatgtttgtcatgttggtatacaggtatttctgagtttttttacacgaagtaaaataaaaagtgctgtcaacctcaaccttagtctatagagcccatacgagtgatttatgtcatatatgacttatcattcttatcaatcaaagtaattagtaattactatattattattatcaattggctgctatttaactgatcaccagatttagtaaaatttaataccaaaaaaatctattttaccaccctaaaataatgaatgatcaccaaaattataacaccattttaatgtgaaatgattaccaattttattacactttactatccttttaaaggaaatgacaccaaactaatcattattaacccaaaaatactaaatgattaccaaatttcaaaccccattttaatgtgaaatgataaccaaatttttacatcttgctatcctattaaagaaaatgacaccaaaataatcattgtaaacccaaaaatagtaaatgaccaccaaaattagaactccattttaatgtaaaattataaccaaatttttaaatcttgatatcatattaaagcaaatgactccaaaatattCATTGTacacccaaaaatagtaaatgaccaccacaattgtaaccaaattttaattaaaaatgtgcaaatatttaatataattatcgttatcctattaaattaattaatccacttcgtcacctttttctagtagaattttatttttgttacagtcgcagttctaacctaacctaacccacttttctagtagcatttcgtttctgtaagggtcgcagttcaaacctaacctaacctaacccacttttctagtagcatttcttttctgcaagggtcgcagttcaaacctaacctaacccacttttctagtagcttttcgtttctgtatgggtcgcagttcaaacctaacctaacccacttttcttatagcattttttttctgtaagggtcgcagttcaaacctaacctaacccacttttctagtagcatttcttttctgtaagggtcgcagttcaaacctaacctaacccacttttctagtagcatttcttttctgtaagggtcgcagttcaaacctaacctaacccatttttctagtagcatttggtttctgtaagggtcgcagttcaaacctaacctaacccacttttctgatagcagtttggttctgtatggggcgcagttcaaacctaacctaacccattatcaaactgcacaacgggacttaatcgcgtatttaagttttaagatttacctccgacgtttcgaggacggcgttgtccccgtggtctcggagaagactggctcaagttgacatcaacatcttctagccgcgcgagtttttcgaactacccgcacttggtcttgtttatcagtttgaacgttttgcgcactagggatgtcactctgtcgacacacaacactaacgatattcgatatttgttgtgcagtttgataatgtttaataatcgtgaaagtttaaatcagtgttaacctaacccacttttctagtagcatttcgtttctagaagaatgattattttggagtcatttgctttaataggatagtcaacctaacccacttttctagtagcttcgtttctgtatgggtcgcagttcaaacctaacctaacccactttactagtagcatttcgtatctgtatgggtagcagttgaaacttaacctagcccacttttttagtagcatttcggttctgtgaggatcgtagttctaacctaacctaacccacttttatagtagcattcgtttctgtaaaggtcgcagttcaaacctaacctgacctacttttctagtaccatttcgtttctgtaagggtcgcagtgctaacctaacccacttaactgatagcagtttgacttacttttctagtagcataacgaaatgctactagaaaagtagattaggtaaggtaggtatgcggtgcggggtacggggggttgagcgggaggggctagtaattatggcatcagtttatttggtaatatgtatacattttttggtaatcatagtggtttatttaggtgaaaatatcgcattaatttggtcttcaagatttggtgatcattaatgatttttggtgatcattcaatatatttggtatttgaatacaatttgaagtgcagtcgtaattaaaatggtggtacttttgtatttttaggtcttatttttttggtgttcagtaattttttttggtaagcatgatttttagggttccgtacccaaagtgtaaaacgggaccctattactaagacttcgctgtccgtccgtccgtccgtctgtcaccaggctgtatctcacgaaccgtgatagctagacagttgaaattttcacagatgatgtatttctgttgccgctataacaacaaatactaaaaacagaataaaataaagatttaaatggggctcccatacaacaaacgtgatttttgaccaaagttaagcaacgtcgggagtggtcagtacttggatgggtgaccgttttttttttgcttttttttgttttttttttttgcattatggtacggaacccttcgtgcgcgagtccgactcggacttgcccggttttattttatttagggtaccaaagtattttttggtggtcattatatttgtagccttatcaatttgtattttgttgttttaaatttatttttgagttatattattcagattgactttcacggcttcggcaaacatggcatcgtccggggaacgggctaagaatgctgagatgggccaaaaatacaaagttgatagtaagttatgtaggtagattaaagtgcatgttcagatattattgagcgacctgataaaaataagcaaatgtacagtcagcagtcagccaaatatcgtaatataattttgttgccatagaaataaggatgtggtccgatatagtggcgaaatattgagagacaaaagcggctaaattcagtggtggctcggacacttagagagaatgcgagaggatcgtgccgtgaagagagcgcaggtacttgggacaacaaaatgggagacgcccgagtggacgtcctaggtaccgctgaaacgacgtagttgctcaagacctgctcaacctcggccatggcgactggcgagagctatcgcaagaccgagaggactagactacctatgtttgtatgaaaaggcgatttaagggcggtggtcgtccatattcgtcttaaggcgaaaattaatctaatgaacgtttttgcaactaggcttataagaaaaaattataattttatcttgaaacaagttttaaataaatacgtgtagatgaaaaaatacaatcttgccttttatcaaatcacatcattttttgacaaatttgcgaattgagttatccaaatattaacggctacaaataagaaatccctatcacagttttaaaccatggcagggttgaatacataataatgtcggtatttaactaaacataagacgaactctttatttcatttacgcgagcggagctgcgggcccgtctagtctCATTATAAGTTCTAAATTTTCGATTTAATACATATCGACATGACACTTGCTACTGTAGTAAACGCCATTAtttaaacgaaaaaaaaatcctatgtGAAGTTGCTGTCAAGTTTCTAAATTAAAAAGTTTCTGAAAATTATTGtaaattatttgaaatacttataCGTGAAATTGATTATTATGGCCAATAAAGAGACTACAGATGCCTTGCAATCTAAGCACATGACTTTCTCAAACTCGGAAGTGCCTGTCATCGGATGCTTTATAGACTATTTGGACATCGGCTATAACTACTTATACAACAGATCGCTTCGAGGCGCGAAATTGCGGCCCAGCGGCGCAAGACCCACCCTATCACCCGCTTTCCTAGCTTCCGTCTGTCTATTGCTTGGATTCATTGCCAATGTGAAGCTAGAAGCAGTTAAGCTTGACGAAACCCCGCTCAACTACGATTTGCATTTCATGCTGATGAGCAAAGAAAATAACCTTTATATTTGTGACATCGATACGTCTCGTGAGTCTACATTTATTATCAGAAACATTTAGGTACAattagcagcagaagttgctaagcgcgCGAGGTcctcaaaatgatcttgacgcgacttatttgttaagagaataagagcgtgtcatggcaattttgaacacctcgcccgcttaacaACTTCTGCAGCTGACTCTACCTGTCAGCCCCGAAACCCCCcgcaaccccgaaatcgcgaaaaaatatttggctgtttcatacattttggctggtccattttctatgggagggtaattttttttttgcgatttcgggattggtcccatagtaaaagttgctcagtataatcccaaaacctccctggtaacgggaatgcacttattttttggccaccgtataTAGTTACAACGCCAATAGTGGCTCAGGGACCAAATTGGTCTTCGCATTATAAATCGTACGTAGGTATAGATTTGTAGCGTACACACGCAAGTGCTTTTAAATTtgagttttagtttagttagttttagtttgagTTGAAAGTTTATTCTTAGCTAGCGCAAAGAGTGATATGGTTCGCTTACACATAGGTACTGATTCTTTTATGTTTATAAACCTACTGTGCTTTCAGGTGTTATGTGGTGTATTGAAGCTTCTGACTGCGCTGCATTGCTCATCAGCTGTTTACTTATCTGGAATTCTTCAAATGTGGTAAGTAAAGTCTACCTCTCTTTGACGGATAAAGGAAACAACCGTTAAGTGTAATATTTGGAATTTTTTATAATTAGACTTTAACGACAGCTTTACCAGTATTCTCACCGGCCAACATTCCTACAAATGCATCATAGATCTTGTCGAAGCCCTCGGTAACGTGCTCTCTGGTCTTCAGTTGACCAGATTTCGCCCACTTTGTCAGGTCAGCGAACGCCTCGGGCCAACGCGAAAGCCATCGCGAAACGATGAAGCCTTCGATTTTCAACTGTTTCATCACTATACTCGGCTGAATTATAGAGGCTTTCGGTGGATTCAGCATATCGTTGTATGCACTTATACTTCCGCAGACGGCAACTCTTCCAAAGAGGTTCATTTGAGAAATGATCTGGCTACTTATTTCACCTCCAACGTTATCAAAATAGCAGTCTACTCCTTTAGGCGCTGCTTCCTTCAGATCTTTCAGGACGTCCACAGTTTTATAATTGAAAGCTTTATCAAAACCCAACTCCTTCTCGAGCCATTCCACCTTGTCGTCGGAACCAGCGAAGCCGATGACTGTACAGCCTTTGATCTTGGCGATTTGTCCAACGATGGACCCAACTGCCCCAGCAGCACCAGTTACCACCACCGTCTCGCCTGCTTTCGGCTGACATAATTCCAGGAACCCGAAGTACGCAGTCGCTCCCGGCATACCAATGGCTCCGATCCCCAGAGAATTGGACAGGCCCTTCAAATCGGGAAGCTTGTAAACAGCGCTTAAGCCTAAAGTCGCGCCACCTTCGCTTGTGTTAACGACGCTGTGGTCACACCAGCCTTGGTGACAGACGACTCTAGAGCCTTCTGGATATCTAGGGTCTTTGGATTCCAATACTAAACTAACTTGGTATCCGAATTGGTCGTAGGGTACGGGGTAGCGGGAGTTGTAGGCGCGCTGGTAGGGATCAACACTGATCCATTCGGTTTTGATCAGGATCTCCCCATTCTTGATTGGGGGTAGTTCGGTTTCCACGATTTCGAAGTCATCCCGCTTGGGGACGCCCTGGAACTGTTTCTTCACGACATATTTCCTTTGCTTCACCATTTTAGACCGTTGCCGTTCACTCGCGTTATCCAAACTGACGTGATATAACTTGCACTCAGATATAAATATGATACGTTTTATCTACATTAGATTAGGTTCTTATCTAATCATCAAAATTTAATCTGCCTCTTCATAGTTTTtgtcatataatttatttatttgtgccACATATTTAATCCAATATTTCTCAGAATCCTgggttataaaacttataaacttaACAATTGAATTTAAGGTATAAAGCGCataaaattcaataaatacaatattcGCAAGAAATAAATACTGAATACTAAGGGTCATTTTCTGAacgcatttttttttgtgtccGAGATGAAAATCGGAAGGTAGCATCAGATAATACGtaccatattttttttcataaaaaagtcACACTTCCACACCGCGGTCAACATTAATTCACtgattaatttgtttttagggtaCACTTAAAAATACTTAAAGCCTCAAATTACTACTCCCGTGCCCTGTCCGGAATCTGTTTTTGGGTATAATTAAAATTCCTACTAAAAACTGTACATTAGTATCACTTGTTGAATATGAAATACTTAAACTATGTAGATGATATTTACTATCACTAAGCATATAAAACATTAACTTCTTTGTGGTAAATAACTCGTGATTGATGATTAAATTTTGTCCGAGCTCGAGagtatttttttgttgaaaaatttcaaagccAATCAACATCGCGCGAGAAGC encodes:
- the LOC134791747 gene encoding uncharacterized protein LOC134791747, producing MANKETTDALQSKHMTFSNSEVPVIGCFIDYLDIGYNYLYNRSLRGAKLRPSGARPTLSPAFLASVCLLLGFIANVKLEAVKLDETPLNYDLHFMLMSKENNLYICDIDTSRVMWCIEASDCAALLISCLLIWNSSNVKASLTEYMFLPWLGVILRGMILRQLPTVAALVYTMATVDSRHVHPVFLTGFSFLFLLQARISLEIIRALRARWLRRALSSDQGRVQVETLWSNDEDDVEPSVEMRNFIY
- the LOC134791899 gene encoding prostaglandin reductase 1-like: MVKQRKYVVKKQFQGVPKRDDFEIVETELPPIKNGEILIKTEWISVDPYQRAYNSRYPVPYDQFGYQVSLVLESKDPRYPEGSRVVCHQGWCDHSVVNTSEGGATLGLSAVYKLPDLKGLSNSLGIGAIGMPGATAYFGFLELCQPKAGETVVVTGAAGAVGSIVGQIAKIKGCTVIGFAGSDDKVEWLEKELGFDKAFNYKTVDVLKDLKEAAPKGVDCYFDNVGGEISSQIISQMNLFGRVAVCGSISAYNDMLNPPKASIIQPSIVMKQLKIEGFIVSRWLSRWPEAFADLTKWAKSGQLKTREHVTEGFDKIYDAFVGMLAGENTGKAVVKV